In Ciconia boyciana chromosome 3, ASM3463844v1, whole genome shotgun sequence, a genomic segment contains:
- the DRC1 gene encoding dynein regulatory complex protein 1 — MRRGAGAEAAAAGGRAPAPAPAPALAPALALSDPGPGPEERIAARRRRIAARLDAKRREALGEDAEPKVAEEEEEQRRSHKQIEESRQRLAKLLFDGTQMVTNIQVAADLRETQRRAEEAELKLQRVEKLENEAKSSTSKFEEITSKWALAKEMTIPQELWQLLNQQQQQCALLLEEKNKLIGDLQQELKNKDEQYVQAIKKQSDDIHLLLERMEEQIRITLKTYRHKLLQIEKAFELERRELLDNNRKKWEKAIQAHNTQELEYLHARMRKVEEFEKQLNQLRVEDEEEYNSMKIQLENDVQNLERQLQQMKAIYQLNQEKLDYNLQVLKKQDEENTIIRSQQKRKLNRLHSLLNNLRTKLAKQEKQFGEENQSLAADCERITGQCEEVQRRMRHFAVSDAEKFTEVWLMNEEEAKGLMRKALDADRIIHTQQLGLPWEEPRYWFLNNVGPLGHYKAKRMATKLAAEVLRESSSEGQEEEGREKKEEVGSGEGGKENTVKVEDRVTPLQNISKKTAKRILELVSEESGFLIESKLLRPLHVLGRHERTLMKLDSIFAALEIDSEDDLYQLVDFFLKYKAQEVAVSQSQGSPGGEDVTDLAEDREDGGSSAQRDELKSPRSSLGSLPSVYIHADDILKILKAFVRDFDKLREKDGSAKEVLQVRDSSKDGEYWEALAHVIPEPTLKLWDALAVALEEYYEVLTRRASLLAEAAVLQQQNSELCLLLEEYVSSGVNSKLLSPPTRWMDLKLPCAGEAR, encoded by the exons ATGAggcggggagcgggagcggaggcggcagcggcgggcgggcgggccccggccccggccccggccccggccctggccccggccctggccctCAGcgaccccggccccggccccgaggAGCGCatcgccgcccgccgccgccgcatcGCTGCCCGCCTCGATGCCAAGCGCCG GGAGGCCCTTGGAGAAGATGCAGAGCCGAAGGTggccgaggaggaggaagagcagagaaggagcCATAAGCAGATTgaggagagcaggcag AGGCTGGCCAAGCTGCTCTTCGATGGCACACAGATGGTGACAAATATCCAGGTGGCTGCTGACTTGAGGGAAACgcagaggagggcagaggaggcagagctgaAGCTGCAGAG GGTGGAGAAGCTGGAGAATGAAGCCAAGTCTAGCACATCCAAGTTTGAGGAGATCACCTCCAAGTGGGCCTTGGCCAAGGAGATGACGATCCCGCaggagctgtggcagctgctgaaccaacagcagcagcagtgcgCGCTGCTTCTGGAGGAGAAGAACAAGCTCATCGGTGACCTGCAGCAG gagctgaaaaacaaagacgAGCAATACGTGCAGGCCATTAAGAAGCAGTCGGATGATATCCACCTGCTTTTGGAGAGAATGGAGGAACAGATCAGGATCACGCTGAAAACTTACCGTCACAAACTCCTACAGATTGAG AAAGCTTTTGAGCTTGAACGGCGAGAGCTGCTGGACAACAACAGGAAGAAGTGGGAGAAAGCCATCCAGGCCCACAACACACAGGAG CTGGAATACCTGCATGCCCGTATGAGGAAGGTGGAAGAGTTTGAGAAACAGCTGAATCAGCTGCGGgtggaggatgaggaggagtATAACAGCATGAAGATCCAGCTGGAGAACGATGTGCAG aaCCTGGagaggcagctccagcagaTGAAAGCCATCTATCAGCTGAACCAGGAGAAGCTGGACTACAACCTTCAGGTGCTTAAGAAGCAGGACGAGGAGAACACCATCATCAGATCccagcagaagaggaagctcAACCG GCTCCACAGCTTGCTCAATAACCTGAGAACAAAACTGGCCAAACAAGAGAAGCAGTTCGGAGAGGAGAACCAGAGCCTGGCAGCTGACTGCGAGCGCATCACGGGGCAGTGCGAGGAGGTGCAGAGGAGGATGAG GCACTTTGCTGTCAGCGACGCTGAGAAGTTCACAGAGGTCTGGCTTATGAACGAGGAAGAAGCCAAAGGGCTGATGCGGAAAGCTCTCGATGCAGATCGCATCATTCACACGCAGCAACTAGGGCTGCCCTGGGAAGAGCCTCGTTACTGGTTCCTGAACAATGTCGGCCCCCTTGGGCATTACAAGGCGAAGAGGATGGCGACCAAGCTGGCTGCGGAGGTCCTGAGAG agagcagctctgagggacaggaggaggaagggagagagaagaaggaagaagtgggcagtggagaaggaggaaaagaaaacacagtgaagGTTGAGGATAGAGTCACACCTCTGCAAAATATCTCCAAGAAGACTGCCAAGAGGATCCTGGAGCTCGTGAGCGAAGAGTCG GGTTTCCTCATTGAGAGCAAGCTGCTGAGGCCCCTGCACGTGCTGGGGAGGCACGAGCGCACCCTCATGAAGCTCGATTCCATCTTTGCG gccCTTGAGATCGACAGTGAGGATGACCTGTACCAGCTGGtggattttttcctgaagtacaAAGCCCAGGAGGTGGCTGTCAGCCAG AGCCAGGGCAGCCCAGGTGGAGAAGATGTCACAGATCTGGCTGAGGACAGAGAGGACGGTGGATCCAGTGCCCAGAGGGACGAGCTCAAATCCCCTCGGAGCTCGCTGGGCTCCCTTCCATCTGTGTACATCCACGCTGATGACATCCTAAAGATCCTGAAAGCGTTTGTGCGGGATTTTGACAAGCTGAG GGAGAAGGACGGATCGGCAAAGGAGGTGCTACAGGTACGGGATAGCTCCAAGGATGGGGAGTACTGGGAAGCCCTGGCGCACGTTATCCCCGAGCCGACGCTGAAGCTGTGGGATGCGCTGGCAGTGGCACTGGAGGAATATTA CGAGGTCCTCACGCGCAGGGCCAGCCTGCTCGCCGAAGCAGCcgtcctgcagcagcagaactcggagctgtgcctgctgctggaggagtaCGTCAGCTCCGGG GTGAACAGCaagctgctctcccctcccacGCGGTGGATGGACCTGAAGCTGCCCTGCGCCGGGGAAGCGCGGTGA
- the LOC140648958 gene encoding uncharacterized protein, which translates to MTQRNTLTSNLINWRIRQADRLNELASPTNEQRQFERLEETLELPVRDGGVEADGAHLLLKPERLGPLHARAALHPGLLAILGVSIFTTWWPNSNTKGTSVRKSSRRSRRKKPRGASVPREGVEGSAESLKAGWGKPHGGECWESSCGGEAASARELPQETGEVDQGGNVSADTSSELLRNQPSITNMEELARSLMESLDITQICLDLLGKLKETQPSTAPVLCGDVKKEHLVCPQCRRCLVGSCPHYSEPMAEQELPVLAAFLHTVDILVHEEDLQLEVGLGFELAVGGEPGYVWEITQRLPEIAPERCCKDCKAPLPRSPGESEGSQPFFPVLRAQGAAAGEMGAARQDARAPPARPGAS; encoded by the exons atgactcagaggaacacTCTGACCAGCAACTTGATTAACTGGCGAATTCGACAAGCGGACAGACTTAATGAACTGGCAAGCCCAACAAACGAACAGAGGCagtttg AACGTCTGGAGGAGACGCTGGAACTCCCTGTGCGAGATGGAGGAGTGGAAGCTGACGGTGCTCATCTACTGCTCAAGCCTGAGCGTTTGGGGCCTCTGCACGCTCGTGCTGCCCTGCACCCCGGCTTGTTGGCCATCCTGGGGGTGAGCATCTTCACGACCTGGTGGCCCAACAGCAATACCAAG gggacctCTGTGCGGAAGAGCTCACgcagaagcaggaggaagaagccaAGAG gaGCCTCCGTCCCCCGGGAAGGCGTGGAGGGGTCTGCAGAGAGCCTGAAGGCAGG GTGGGGGAAGCCCCATGGAGGAGAAtgctgggaaagcagctgcGGCGGGGAAGCAGCCTCTGCAAGGGAGCTCCCCCAGGAGACTGGAGAGGTGGACCAAGGTGGAAATGTCAGTGCTGACACCAGCTCAGAGCTCCTCAGGAACCAGCCCTCCATCACCAACATGGAGGAGCTCGCCAGATCCCTCATGGAGTCCCTGGACATCACCCAAATCTGCCTCGACCTGCTGGGAAAGCTGAAGGAGACTCAGCCTAGCACTGCGCCAGTCCTGTGCGGAGACGTGAAGAAAGAACACCTCGTCTGCCCGCAGTGCCGGCGATGCCTCGTGGGCAGCTGCCCGCACTACAGCGAGCCCATGGCAGAACAGGAGCTGCCCGTGCTGGCGGCCTTCCTCCACACCGTGGACATCCTGGTGCACGAGGAGGACCTGCAGCTGGAAGTGGGGCTGGGCTTTGAGCTGGCCGTGGGTGGGGAGCCGGGCTACGTGTGGGAGATAACCCAGCGGCTCCCCGAAATAGCCCCGGAGAGGTGCTGCAAGGACTGCAAGGCGCCTCTGCCCAGGAGCCCTGGGGAGAGCGAGGGCTCGCAGCCATTCTTCCCCGTCCTCAGGGCCCAGGGAGCAGCGGCGGGAGAGATGGGAGCGGCCCGGCAGGACGCAAGGGCTCCTCctgcaag GCCTGGTGCAAGCTGA